The nucleotide window TAGTTTTGGAGCTGTTACAAAGTAACCTACACTGGTCCCAATTTGTACATAGTACACATGATAGTCTTGATGAATAGCGGCAGAGGGACTTAATGCGTATTGCGGTAGATGGAGTCGCAATCATGTGCTTGAATGTTACTAAGCTACTTTTTTTTTCCGAATTGCATGTTTTCTTGGAGTAAATGAAGGGCATTCTGTCACGCTCCTGCTATCCCTGTGTTTTGGGCGAGTAACCAAATCATCCAGGTTCTGACTTGCTCTTGAAGGCCGTCTTTGTGCGTCTGGTTTTGGTGGCCAACCCAGAGACAATGGCTTGCCAATATTTGCAGAGCCTAATCCATTTGGATAAAGTGAAAGCTGAAAGAGCATTCACGCCTTTTCACTTTAGTATGTCACACATGTACATGCATATGTGGATTACACCCACACTGGTACACATGGCATAGTTTAACTTGAAATGGGGATCTGTACAAGATGCCAATCAATTTCATGGTGTAGCAGAAAACAACAAGACAGCAAAGGTCAGAAAGCACATCATTTATACCAAATTGACATACAAAGCCTTCAAATGTCTGCGTGGCCAAATGCCTTTGCACTGATGCGGTTGTTTAGTGGAGTACGAACCAGATCAGTGGCAATACTGGGACTCAGAAGTTCTGAAGGAAGAAACCGAGTATAGAAGAATATAGGAGAATTCACACACTATTTGCAATGCACCAGCATGTTAAACCAGCAGAGAACATCACGAGACCCGATTCTTTTCATCTTTGCCGGCGTTGCGCCAGTTAACTAACTAGTGTGAGGTCGTAACGCGCCGAGGAAAGGAACCGTTGGGGCTCTTATCGTAGATTAATCTTGGTTCAAAATGACTTTTTATATATGTTAAATTAAAGAAGCTCGTGCGATGCAAATGCAGCGCTTCGATCACAGCCCCACATCAGTAATTGCTATGCAGAGGTCTGAAAGCAAATTACTGATCAGTGGACTGTTGCAGACTGCGGACGTGAACTGGAAACCGGATCGCCAGGAGCGAATCCTTTAATGGGAAATGAAAAGACTGTCGACGTGCACGGTTTTGGCAGGGACTGGGGAATCTCCGGTCATTTGATTTTGAATTTTATTTAGGAGCTCGTCAAACAATGTAAAGCAAGTCGACGTCGGGCTGCTATTTAAAATGCAACGCTCAGGCACGGTGACATTTACTAAAACTGTTCCAAGTTGacatgtattcaagaaggaactgcagatgctgagagatcgaaggtacacaaaaatgctggagaaactcagcgggtgcagcagcatctatggagcgaaggaaataggcgacgtttcgggccaagttGACCTATATTTACCCTGCAAAAGCCGACTGCTAGTCAATCGCTGCGACGCGGTCTTTTTGCAATCCTGGCCTCTTTTCGCTGCAATTTGTAAAGTGGACAAATGCCTACTGActtctaaaataaataaacacaatttTCTGCTCTGAAAGGCAATTGCAGTCGGCGGGGGTGGCGTTGGGGGTTGGGTGCACTCTCTAGTCTGCTCAGCACTGTCTGTACTATATGTGAGTGTGCCTCTGAATAGCTTTGAAAGGAGTGCATTCTGTTCTGTTGCCTGGTTcctcaaaccttttttttttgttcactgTTGTCCAGTGGGCTTTGTATTTTTTCGTGTTTTGCCTTCCAGATTTGTTTAACTAGCTCAGAACATTCACATAAATTAACCAATAGATCAAGTCTTGTCACTTCCGGGTTGGTTAACCATAATTTTATGCCCCATTTGACATCGGTTCTTGCTTTCGGACCCAATTACATTTAGGGCTCGTTTATATCATCTTTATTTCAAAGTCGACATGCGATATATATCCTGATATctttatatatttaaattaataatacatttaatgatCTCGATATATTAGGATTTGCCCTTCACAGGTCAATAATCCAGCAATGATAGTTTATGAAACCTTTGAATGTTGACAGGCATCAAAGCAAAGACGTGCGTAAAGATTTAACGCACCTTTCTTTCAGGGTTCAGGATTTCAGTAAGCTTTCTCATCCATTTTACCCAAATGCCACCGTCGTCgacgtcgccccccccccccccctcctcccccctttcctcccccccccccttgcatttAGGCATTTAGGCAGTATACAATAGAAACATAATTACGTGTCGTGCGATGCTTCCAAACTTTTTCTGATACCAAATTCTCCAATGAGTGGAAATAATGTTTCTTGTTTACTCTGCCATTTTGGTGAACTTCAATACTGAAGACTAATCTCGAGGAATCCCACAGTAGACGATTtgtgagtagacacaaaatgctggagtaactcggcggggaaaaacagcatctctggagcgaaggaatgggtgacgtttcgggtcgagacccttctgttcaggcaccatagtctgaagaagggtctcgtcctgaaacgtcacccattcattctctccagagatgcttcctgtcccgccgagttacaccagcattctgtgtcgtCTTTCCTAAACAATGTGTAAGTGTTCTTTATGGACACATGTAGCAAATACCTATTTTTTCCCCCTTGTATTACTTGTTTGTGAGAACATAAAAGCTATTGTAGATGAGAAGTACGATTTATTTATTGTATCTCCAGCTGCCATCTCCACCTAGATCAAGCACACATGCCCGGTCTTGAGAAAAAAATGATTCTTTGCTTGGACTTTTCCCATTTATCCCTATCGATGTTTATCCCTATTTAATCGCACTGTTCTAGATCTAAGGGTTATCGCTTTAAATGCATAAAATCGCGACTGTAGTGTGCTAAACCAGGAGATTTCGAGCTTTTATCGGCCACGCCATTaacaaaaaatgaattaaataatgACGAGACGAGGGCTTGTAACGTTGCTGTGTATAATTTACGGAATATTATGAACGGAGGGTGGGCATTTTCAATTTGTAACCCAGCTTCCTTACCTCTGCCTCGGGTGGCAATGATCCCCAGCACTTCTAGAGCAGAAAAATATAGCACGACCTTCGGCCCACGAGGtcagtgctgaatatgatgcaggTTAAATTAATATCCTCTTTGTCGGCacatgactcccccccccccccccgttcccccgttccctgcatatccatgtacccatctaaaagcaTTTTAAACGCCACTGCCTTATTTGCCTTCGCTATCTCCATCGCCACCCCCTGAACAAACTCAcaccgcacatcttctttaaacgttGTCACTCTCACTTGGTTTAATGAACAATTCCACCCCGAGAAGAGGTTCTCACTGTCTACGCCTTCCATAATCACTTCCATTAGCAATGATACATTTCCTTTGTTTGGCAACAAAAATTGAAAAGTTACTATGAATAAGTAATCAAATGCATGAGAATTAGTTCAGACGGTAATTGGGAATTTGGCTTCTGTGAACCTAGCAAATAAAACTATTTTCATTCCACTGCAAAAGTTGTATTTTTAAATTCGTATTAACTACGCTGGGTATGTTCTATATCTTGGTGTGCTGTAGTTGACCCACTTCTGTTGCACGTACTGTCGTAACCAATACCCATTGCGTTTCTTGGCTCCTGCATCCACCCATCCCTACCCTGTATTTTGCCTCATCTTTGGCGATGGGTTATTCGAAGTTCCAACACACTAGATTTCTCATCTCAAATACTTTACCGACACTCAATAAAACTGTCAAAAATGTACAGACGCtggaaatctaaaaaaaaaaataataataattctgCAATGGACCTTTCCAGTTTTTTTCACTTTGCATCAAAGTAAAGCTCATATATTTAACAAATCTATTGATCAACTAGTCTAATCTTCCCATTTTGCCTGATGGTGGCTTGCATAGGTCTTTCTCAAATGCAAATGCACAACGTTGCATTTCAGTGGATGGTTTGGCACCAACATTTAAATATCCAAGGTCACTTGATAGAATGTGTTTCAGTAAATTCTTATAGCAGTACTAAGGATCAATATAATGGTGAAATGAGGACTATGAAAGAAACTTAAGAAAGAAATACCATATATCGCATCAGATAATCGCAATAACACCAAGAATATATACACTTTTCCAAAATATTTGCATTGCATTAGATGGAAATGTTTGTCCCTAAGCACTTCCTCATTGGAAGATACTGGGACATAGATTGGGACGTGTAAAGCAGAAGATCCCATGTTTTCAAGCAAGCTAGCTATAGACACGAGTCCAACATCCCAGTGCCATTAAGGTCGTCTATCCATCTGAAGGGGCGATGGTGTAAATCTGTTCCAGATATTCAACGTTTCGACATTTACACAATAAGACACAAGGCAGATTTGAAATTGTTGCGAAATAAACGTATATGATCCAAAATGTCTCCTGCTAAATAAAACAGTTTTCAACCCCCTTAATCCGGTTGCAGTTAACGTTGATCTGATTTCCAGAAACACTTGCCAATCTAATGAAGGTCACTTAAGtatttcaaagttttgtcatttttattactgCTGGGTTTAAATTTTGGTCGCTGATGGACATTGGTATCTGACTCACTCACCGGGTCACATTATTTGTACCTCTTTTTCTTCTGCAACCGTTTTTATTCCTAATTCTAGATGATACTCTGTATAGTTGAGAGTTATGTTAACCTTAGAATTGTAATTTCCTTACTACAAAGAGCATGAATGCTGTAAAGCTTTGCATTACTGCCATCTTCTGTGGTGTAGGTGTATTTAATAACCCTCCATTTTGAAAGAGAAATAGGATGATGTACAGAAGAAAAACACATTCACCAACAACACGATCAAACTATTCAGACCACAAAGTTTGTCAGTCTTTCAATCAGGAGGTTGAGAACTATATGAAGTGGAACAAGGGTTATTTAATCCCTTCGGCAATAACAGATGCTCAAACATCTGACAAAGCCTTCTGCTTTGTTCACTTATAAATTCCTTGACACTTATATAATTTCTTTCCAAATTCCAACAAATCCAACAATGATGGACATAAATGCCAGTGCTAGGTCTCGTTTATGAAGGCATATTCATCAACAACAGGATAAATAAAGGAGTCATTGATCGACTGCTAGTGTCAAACGTGTTTTCCATAATGAACAGTAGCGCATGGGTCGGATGAAACCAATCCATGACCAGAAAGAAGAGGGGGAATTCAACTTTGTTCGAGGGCAGCTTGTACACGGGATACATTAAAAGAAACAGGATTCATCGTAACACTTTGAGCGCTTAATAATGTCACGCCCCTTGTACCATCTAACTCAACAGCACATCACACAATTCGTTCAAAGCCCATGACTCAACAATAATTTGCATGAAACACCACACCATGAGGTGAAATTCGAGTCCCCGAGTTAACTGCACTGTATTCTTAATTGAATCCTACCACATGTGCATTCTGCGCTGACAAGCCCATTTGTTCACGTATTTGAACAGTTTGGTGAATTACTGAGACACCCAACATAGACAAAAGGAAGCGTGAATGAAACACTATAGCTCGCAACTTAAATAAAACAGTAAACCGAAGGCGTCCGTATCGTATTACATTTTCTATTCAGTGTGCAAAAGGTATGCATTTCTTTcgcttccccccactctctcaaACACGGTAAGGGAAAAAAACAAATTGGAACATTATTTTAGCAGGCTTACCAGTGTTGTGAGCTCGGTTGGTAGCATCGTGGTCACTGTCGCCTTGTTCGCTGTCACCGTGACCACTGTCCTTTGAACTCACGATATCCGCTTCCTGGAAAGCAGAACTGAAAAAAAAAGCATGCCAGCATTATCACCTGACGCCGAACATCAATAGAACTGTGCTGTCTTGGCAATAATGAAAATTGGCGAGCGTTTTGGATTAGTGAGTTTCTTACCTGTTAACTCGGCGGGGTCTGTCCACAAGAAAATTGAGTTCGGTCCGCTGGTGTTTTGTCTGAAGGTGGGATAAAACATTGAGTCAACATTCGTGACAGAACATGCAGATAAATGTACCATTCTGTGGGCAAATATTAGGAAGGAATCGGACCAGAGTTTTAGTTGCAGATGTCTCAGAGATTCAAAACGTTAATTACCATTGCTCATATAACATTGGAGCTCATAATGACCATGCAATTTCAGAGCTGAAAATAGTTCTCAGCTCCAAGTAGCGAAGGAACGAGGCTGAATGAATCAAGTTCAAACCACATGGTAATTTAAATAAACTGAACATTAAAACAGTATTTTAGACCTGTGGCCCCTGAAAATGCTTAGTGATTTCTTGTGCCTCTGTCGTTTCATCTGGTACAGTACGTCTGAAAGTATTGATATCCAGAGGTGTTAAGAATGgacaagaatgtaaaaataaaacgTTTCAATTCTCCGACAGTTAATAACTAGATAATGTATCTAGTTTACTGGGCGACATATTACATAAAAAACAGTCATTCCTTTTTTACTCTCTAATCTGGCGCCGGAAGTCACGGATTATTTAATCAAATCACAGTAGACAATTGGTGCCGTTTGGCTGCATTTACAACATTTCACATTATGACGCCCGTCCTTGCTCTAAAGACAGCGCAGCATCCGAAAATAACCGCACACGGCTTTCAGCTGAGAAAAACTAAGTTAGCAGATCTAGATTTATGAGCTTGGGGGAGGAAATACAGTTTAGGAGTGAAAAGTAGGATGGGAAGGGGTGAGATGGCCacaagtgtgtgtggggggggggggggggggggggagtgggggtggagtggggggagggggttatctAGCGATGTAGAGTAGATGCGATAGACGCCTTACCTCGTTTGATAATATACTCCCATTGGAAATGATGTCAGGCTGCTGGTCGGTGTACCCTGTAATAATGGCCCCGCAGGGGTTGTGTTCAGCGTCTGTACTCCTGACCGGGCTACACGGTTTCAAGAACATGAGATCTGTTTTGGCCGATTCTGGAGTCAGGCAAACTTGGTAACAGTAATTCTGACTATGGTGTCCAAAGCCCCCTTCCTCCACCGCCACTTGAGCCGCGTTGGTGTTGGTGGTCTGCACTAGCATGATGTCCGACTTGCTGAGCTTCTTCTTCCTGTTCCTCGCCTGGCGGCAGCAGGCGCAACACTCGCTGGCCAGGCAGCTGTAGATGTTCACCTTTTTGTCCTTCTGGCAGCGGATGGCCAGCACGATCATAGCTAGCAGGAATACGAAGGACACCGAGCCCAGGGCGATAATCAAGATCAGGGTCAAATCCAGCGAGTTTTCCTTCGGGCTACCAGCTCGGTTGCCCCGTTCACCCTGTCGGTCCACGGGACTGTCCACTACAATCACAAGGATGGTGGCCGTAGCTGACAGGGGCGGTTGTCCATGGTCCCTGACCTCGATCAGGAGCTCGTACGGGGCGCTGGGGGCCTTCTTGTTGGCGGGTAACCTCCTGACGGTCTTGAGCTCTCCACTTCTCCAGTCCATCCTGAAGAGACCCAGCTCGTTACCCTTGGCAATGTAATAGGTAAGCCGAGCGTTGTCACCATCGTCCGCGTCCACTGCCACCAGTCTGGCTACCAGGTAGCCCGGCTCAGCCGAGCGGGGCACCATCTCTTTGGCGCTGCCGTTCCTCGACACGGGCGATACGATAGACGGCGCGTTGTCGTTCTGGTCCACTATGATGATGTTGATGGTGGTGTTACTGATTAGAGGAGGGTTTCCTGCGTCCCTGGCCTGCACCGTGAAACTGAACTCCTTCAGCTGCTCGTAGTCGAAAGAGCGCAAGGCGTACAGATAGCCATTCTCGGAGTTTATGGAAACGTAAGTGAAGACCGACATACCCTGTATATCGCACTCTAATATGGAGTAAGAGATGTACGCGTTCTGCCCCAAGTCGGGGTCTACGGCAGTCACTGCGTAAATATAAGCCCCTGGAACATTATTCTCTGAAACGTGCACGTCGTAGGAAGATCGGGAGAAGCGGGGTGCATTATCGTTCTCGTCCGCCACTTGCACCTTGATGGACTTGCTGGACGCCAGAGGGGGCGACCCTCGGTCCTTCGCCATGATGGTCACAGTGTATGAGTCGGTGATCTCTCGGTCCAGCGGCCCGTCAGTCACGATGGTGTAGTAATTCTTGAACGAGGGCTTCAATTTGAAAGGCACCTGCCCCAAGATCTCGCACTGGAGCTGCCCGTTGTCACCCGAGTCGCGGTCGGTGACACTCAGCAAGGCGACCACGGTGCCCAAGGTTGCGCTCTCGTTCACAGAGTCGGAAACAGTGCTGAAACTGATCTCAGGCGCGTTGTCGTTCGCGTCGGTAACTTTCACCAGCACTTTGCAGTGAGCCGGCACCGCGTTGGGTCCCAGGTCCTTCGCTTGGACGAACAGCTGGTACAGGCTGCTCTCCTCGTAATCGATGGTCCCCTTCACCTCGATCCAGCCAGTCCTGGGCTCGATGCTGAACAGCTCCTTCACCCTGGGCGAGACGTGGTTGCTGAACGAGTACACTACCTCGCCGTTTTTGCCTTCGTCGCGGTCGGTGGCGTTGAGCTGAATGACTAGGGTGCCGACGGGCGCGTTTTCGGACAGGCTCACCGTGTAGACGGACTGTTCGAAGACGGGCACGTTGTCATTGGAGTCCAGTACCTTGATGCTGAGCAGTGCGGTGCCGGTGCGCTGGGGCATCCCCCCGTCCACTGCCGTCAGCACATAGCGGTGGAGAGCCTGCTGCTCCCGGTCCAGATTCTTCTCCAACACCAGCTCGGCGAACTTGTTGCCGTCTCCTTGGGTCTGCACGTCGAGGTAAAAGTAGCTATTGGGGGTGATCTCGTAGGTGCGGAGCGAGTTGGTGCCCACGTCCGGGTCGAAAGCGCTCTCCAGCGGCAGCCGAGTGCCAGCACCGGCGTTCTCCGATATCTCCACCGTGATGTCCGCCTCCGGGAAACTCGGCGGGTTGTCGTTAATATCCACGATCTCGATCTCCACACGGAAAAGTTCCAGCGGGTTCTCCAGGAAGACCTCGATGTGCAGCATGCAGCTGGGGCTCTGCTTACAGATCTGCTCGCGGTCGATCTTCTCGTTGACGAAGAGCACCCCGTTCTCCA belongs to Leucoraja erinacea ecotype New England chromosome 1, Leri_hhj_1, whole genome shotgun sequence and includes:
- the LOC129701843 gene encoding protocadherin-10-like isoform X4 is translated as MTFLLFLLCILIDRVACQIRYSVPEEQEHGTFVGNIAEDLGLDVTKLAARRFQTVPSSRTPHLEVNLENGVLFVNEKIDREQICKQSPSCMLHIEVFLENPLELFRVEIEIVDINDNPPSFPEADITVEISENAGAGTRLPLESAFDPDVGTNSLRTYEITPNSYFYLDVQTQGDGNKFAELVLEKNLDREQQALHRYVLTAVDGGMPQRTGTALLSIKVLDSNDNVPVFEQSVYTVSLSENAPVGTLVIQLNATDRDEGKNGEVVYSFSNHVSPRVKELFSIEPRTGWIEVKGTIDYEESSLYQLFVQAKDLGPNAVPAHCKVLVKVTDANDNAPEISFSTVSDSVNESATLGTVVALLSVTDRDSGDNGQLQCEILGQVPFKLKPSFKNYYTIVTDGPLDREITDSYTVTIMAKDRGSPPLASSKSIKVQVADENDNAPRFSRSSYDVHVSENNVPGAYIYAVTAVDPDLGQNAYISYSILECDIQGMSVFTYVSINSENGYLYALRSFDYEQLKEFSFTVQARDAGNPPLISNTTINIIIVDQNDNAPSIVSPVSRNGSAKEMVPRSAEPGYLVARLVAVDADDGDNARLTYYIAKGNELGLFRMDWRSGELKTVRRLPANKKAPSAPYELLIEVRDHGQPPLSATATILVIVVDSPVDRQGERGNRAGSPKENSLDLTLILIIALGSVSFVFLLAMIVLAIRCQKDKKVNIYSCLASECCACCRQARNRKKKLSKSDIMLVQTTNTNAAQVAVEEGGFGHHSQNYCYQVCLTPESAKTDLMFLKPCSPVRSTDAEHNPCGAIITGYTDQQPDIISNGSILSNETKHQRTELNFLVDRPRRVNSSAFQEADIVSSKDSGHGDSEQGDSDHDATNRAHNTARKRIC
- the LOC129701843 gene encoding protocadherin-10-like isoform X1, giving the protein MTFLLFLLCILIDRVACQIRYSVPEEQEHGTFVGNIAEDLGLDVTKLAARRFQTVPSSRTPHLEVNLENGVLFVNEKIDREQICKQSPSCMLHIEVFLENPLELFRVEIEIVDINDNPPSFPEADITVEISENAGAGTRLPLESAFDPDVGTNSLRTYEITPNSYFYLDVQTQGDGNKFAELVLEKNLDREQQALHRYVLTAVDGGMPQRTGTALLSIKVLDSNDNVPVFEQSVYTVSLSENAPVGTLVIQLNATDRDEGKNGEVVYSFSNHVSPRVKELFSIEPRTGWIEVKGTIDYEESSLYQLFVQAKDLGPNAVPAHCKVLVKVTDANDNAPEISFSTVSDSVNESATLGTVVALLSVTDRDSGDNGQLQCEILGQVPFKLKPSFKNYYTIVTDGPLDREITDSYTVTIMAKDRGSPPLASSKSIKVQVADENDNAPRFSRSSYDVHVSENNVPGAYIYAVTAVDPDLGQNAYISYSILECDIQGMSVFTYVSINSENGYLYALRSFDYEQLKEFSFTVQARDAGNPPLISNTTINIIIVDQNDNAPSIVSPVSRNGSAKEMVPRSAEPGYLVARLVAVDADDGDNARLTYYIAKGNELGLFRMDWRSGELKTVRRLPANKKAPSAPYELLIEVRDHGQPPLSATATILVIVVDSPVDRQGERGNRAGSPKENSLDLTLILIIALGSVSFVFLLAMIVLAIRCQKDKKVNIYSCLASECCACCRQARNRKKKLSKSDIMLVQTTNTNAAQVAVEEGGFGHHSQNYCYQVCLTPESAKTDLMFLKPCSPVRSTDAEHNPCGAIITGYTDQQPDIISNGSILSNETKHQRTELNFLVDRPRRVNSSAFQEADIVSSKDSGHGDSEQGDSDHDATNRAHNTGADLFSNCTEECKALGHSDRCWMPSFVPTDNRQGPDYRSNLHVPGMDSVPDTEVYEAPEQPGEKSFSTFGKDKMHPANLEKKEYDALLPNTRAPYKPPYLRRMCLRWRHAEKLHQIDSRDEEANV
- the LOC129701843 gene encoding protocadherin-10-like isoform X2; this translates as MTFLLFLLCILIDRVACQIRYSVPEEQEHGTFVGNIAEDLGLDVTKLAARRFQTVPSSRTPHLEVNLENGVLFVNEKIDREQICKQSPSCMLHIEVFLENPLELFRVEIEIVDINDNPPSFPEADITVEISENAGAGTRLPLESAFDPDVGTNSLRTYEITPNSYFYLDVQTQGDGNKFAELVLEKNLDREQQALHRYVLTAVDGGMPQRTGTALLSIKVLDSNDNVPVFEQSVYTVSLSENAPVGTLVIQLNATDRDEGKNGEVVYSFSNHVSPRVKELFSIEPRTGWIEVKGTIDYEESSLYQLFVQAKDLGPNAVPAHCKVLVKVTDANDNAPEISFSTVSDSVNESATLGTVVALLSVTDRDSGDNGQLQCEILGQVPFKLKPSFKNYYTIVTDGPLDREITDSYTVTIMAKDRGSPPLASSKSIKVQVADENDNAPRFSRSSYDVHVSENNVPGAYIYAVTAVDPDLGQNAYISYSILECDIQGMSVFTYVSINSENGYLYALRSFDYEQLKEFSFTVQARDAGNPPLISNTTINIIIVDQNDNAPSIVSPVSRNGSAKEMVPRSAEPGYLVARLVAVDADDGDNARLTYYIAKGNELGLFRMDWRSGELKTVRRLPANKKAPSAPYELLIEVRDHGQPPLSATATILVIVVDSPVDRQGERGNRAGSPKENSLDLTLILIIALGSVSFVFLLAMIVLAIRCQKDKKVNIYSCLASECCACCRQARNRKKKLSKSDIMLVQTTNTNAAQVAVEEGGFGHHSQNYCYQVCLTPESAKTDLMFLKPCSPVRSTDAEHNPCGAIITGYTDQQPDIISNGSILSNETKHQRTELNFLVDRPRRVNSSAFQEADIVSSKDSGHGDSEQGDSDHDATNRAHNTGADLFSNCTEECKALGHSDRCWMPSFVPTDNRQGPDYRSNLHVPGMDSVPDTEVYEAPEQPGEKSFSTFGKDKMHPANLEKKEYDALLPNTRAPYKPPYLTRKRIC
- the LOC129701843 gene encoding protocadherin-10-like isoform X3; translated protein: MTFLLFLLCILIDRVACQIRYSVPEEQEHGTFVGNIAEDLGLDVTKLAARRFQTVPSSRTPHLEVNLENGVLFVNEKIDREQICKQSPSCMLHIEVFLENPLELFRVEIEIVDINDNPPSFPEADITVEISENAGAGTRLPLESAFDPDVGTNSLRTYEITPNSYFYLDVQTQGDGNKFAELVLEKNLDREQQALHRYVLTAVDGGMPQRTGTALLSIKVLDSNDNVPVFEQSVYTVSLSENAPVGTLVIQLNATDRDEGKNGEVVYSFSNHVSPRVKELFSIEPRTGWIEVKGTIDYEESSLYQLFVQAKDLGPNAVPAHCKVLVKVTDANDNAPEISFSTVSDSVNESATLGTVVALLSVTDRDSGDNGQLQCEILGQVPFKLKPSFKNYYTIVTDGPLDREITDSYTVTIMAKDRGSPPLASSKSIKVQVADENDNAPRFSRSSYDVHVSENNVPGAYIYAVTAVDPDLGQNAYISYSILECDIQGMSVFTYVSINSENGYLYALRSFDYEQLKEFSFTVQARDAGNPPLISNTTINIIIVDQNDNAPSIVSPVSRNGSAKEMVPRSAEPGYLVARLVAVDADDGDNARLTYYIAKGNELGLFRMDWRSGELKTVRRLPANKKAPSAPYELLIEVRDHGQPPLSATATILVIVVDSPVDRQGERGNRAGSPKENSLDLTLILIIALGSVSFVFLLAMIVLAIRCQKDKKVNIYSCLASECCACCRQARNRKKKLSKSDIMLVQTTNTNAAQVAVEEGGFGHHSQNYCYQVCLTPESAKTDLMFLKPCSPVRSTDAEHNPCGAIITGYTDQQPDIISNGSILSNETKHQRTELNFLVDRPRRVNSSAFQEADIVSSKDSGHGDSEQGDSDHDATNRAHNTGRSPRCILLHLGESRTVQDADFSMTAINAAL